In one window of Lolium rigidum isolate FL_2022 unplaced genomic scaffold, APGP_CSIRO_Lrig_0.1 contig_32828_1, whole genome shotgun sequence DNA:
- the LOC124681055 gene encoding protein STRICTOSIDINE SYNTHASE-LIKE 3-like isoform X1 produces MVSTGVVVAAAVVAALAAFCGTDPLRLGSMVDFPGFEAHVVELPDAAEMPPHADSAERLRGAEIRFRGEVQGPESVAFDPRGRGPYTGVADGRVVLWDGARWAYFAHASPNWTADRCGGPKASPMEYLKDEHVCGRALGIRFDRRTGDLYIADAYYGLCKVGPDGGLATPLAVEAEGVRFNFTNDLDLDADGNVYFTDSSVLYQRRNFMQLVFAGDPSGRLLKYDPKTKETTVLHRNLQFPNGVSLSKDGSFFVFCEGSRGRLSRYWLKGEKAGTVDLFAILPGFPDNVRTNEKGEFWVAIHCRRSVYARLVSRHIRLRKFLLSLPIPAKFHYLMQIGGNLHALIIKYSPEGRCSTSWRIRRGRW; encoded by the exons ATGGTGTCGACGGGCGTGGTtgtcgcggcggcggtggtggcggcgctggcggcgttcTGCGGGACGGACCCGCTGCGGCTGGGCAGCATGGTGGACTTCCCGGGCTTCGAGGCGCACGTCGTGGAGCTCCCCGACGCGGCCGAGATGCCCCCGCACGCGGACTCCGCCGAGCGGCTCCGCGGCGCGGAGATCCGGTTCCGCGGCGAGGTCCAGGGCCCCGAGAGCGTCGCCTTCGACCCGCGCGGCCGCGGGCCCTACACGGGCGTCGCCGACGGCCGCGTCGTGCTCTGGGACGGCGCCCGCTGGGCCTACTTCGCGCACGCCTCCCCGAACTGGACCGCCGACCGCTGCGGCGGGCCCAAGGCGTCGCCCATGGAGTACCTCAAGGACGAGCACGTCTGCGGCCGCGCGCTCGGCATCCGGTTCGACAGGAGGACCGGCGACCTCTACATCGCCGACGCCTACTACGGGCTGTGCAAGGTCGGGCCCGACGGCGGGCTCGCCACGCCGCTCGCCGTCGAGGCCGAGGGCGTGCGCTTCAACTTCACCAACGACCTCGACCTTGACGCCGATGGCAACGTCTACTTCACCGACAGCAGCGTCCTCTACCAGAGAAG GAATTTCATGCAGTTGGTTTTCGCCGGAGATCCCTCGGGCAGGCTCTTGAAATacgacccgaaaacaaaggaaaCAACAGTTCTTCACCGAAACCTGCAATTTCCCAATGGGGTGAGCTTAAGCAAGGATGGCTCATTCTTCGTCTTCTGCGAAGGATCTCGCGGAAG GTTGAGCAGATACTGGCTGAAGGGTGAGAAGGCAGGGACCGTCGATCTCTTCGCCATCCTGCCTGGATTCCCAGACAATGTGAGGACCAACGAGAAAGGCGAGTTCTGGGTAGCAATCCATTGCCGGCGCAGTGTCTATGCCCGGCTCGTGAGTCGCCACATCCGGCTGAGGAAGTTCCTGCTCAGCCTCCCGATCCCCGCAAAGTTCCACTACCTGATGCAGATCGGCGGCAACCTGCACGCGCTGATCATCAAGTACAGTCCTGAGGGGAGGTGCTCGACATCTTGGAGGATACGAAGGGGCAGGTGGTGA
- the LOC124681052 gene encoding transcriptional adapter ADA2 isoform X3 — MGRSRGVPNSGDDDTNHRSKRRRVASSGDASDSLSAACGGAGDGKKALYHCNYCNKDLSGKIRIKCSKCPDFDLCVECFSVGAEVTPHRSNHPYRVMDNLSFPLICPDWNADEEILLLEGIEMYGLGNWAEVAEHVGTKGKTQCIDHYTTAYMNSPCYPLPDMSHVNGKNRKELLAMAKVQGESKKGIPVLPGDWTPKDESPFSPPRVKVEDALLEGPASRSPSHIPGANKKASTVGHFKDGANLAKVEDGHMDRSIGVKKPRCSAEEGPSLTELSGYNAKRHEFDPEYDNDAEQALAEMEFKETDSETDRELKLRVLRIYLSRLDERKRRKEFILERNLLYPNPLEKDLTNEDKEVYHRYKVFMRFLTKEEHEALVRSVIEERKIRRRIQELQECRSAGCRTLAEAKIHIEQKRRKEYGMNAQKAKESGQLIPTTKAVHKTNRPMKIETDGNLDLKKGSTILDSGGRDSPKTTGHTTAKQWDDWDIVGLPGEELLSASEKLLCCQNRLLPSHYLKMQEVLMQEMFKGSVVKKEDAHVLFKVDPAKVDTVYDMVTKKLGNNEEAPTV; from the exons ATGGGCCGGTCTCGCGGGGTGCCCAACTCCGGCGACGACGACACCAACCACAG GTCGAAGCGGAGGAGGGTTGCGTCGAGCGGGGATGCGTCGGACTCCCTCTCGGCGGCGTGCGGGGGAGCTGGCGACGGGAAGAAGGCGCTGTACCACTGCAACTACTGCAACAAGGACCTGTCGGGGAAGATCCGGATCAAGTGCTCCAAGTGCCCGGACTTCGACCTCTGTGTCGAGTGCTTCTCTGTTGGAGCTGAGGTCACTCCGCATCGGAGCAATCACCCCTACAGGGTCATG GACAACCTATCTTTTCCACTAATTTGTCCAGATTGGAATGCAGACGAGGAAATCCTTCTTCTAGAG GGCATTGAAATGTATGGTCTGGGAAACTGGGCTGAAGTTGCAGAGCATGTTGGTACCAAGGGCAAGACACAATGCATTGATCATTATACAACTGCATACATGAACTCACCTTGTTATCCCCTTCCG GACATGTCTCATGTTAATGGCAAGAATAGAAAGGAACTTCTCGCCATGGCTAAAGTACAGGGTGAGAGTAAAAAAG GAATTCCAGTGTTACCAGGGGATTGGACTCCTAAGGATGAGTCTCCATTTTCTCCACCCCGTGTCAA GGTGGAAGATGCACTTCTAGAAGGTCCAGCCAGTCGATCACCTTCGCACATACCTG GTGCAAATAAGAAAGCTTCAACTGTTGGGCATTTCAAAGATGGTGCTAATCTAGCTAAAGTTGAAG ATGGTCATATGGATAGAAGTATCGGCGTAAAAAAGCCCAGATGTTCTGCAGAAGAAGGGCCTTCGTTGACTGAATTGAGTGGATACAATGCAAAGAGGCATGAATTTGACCCAGAGTATGATAATGATGCTGAACAAGCACTTGCAGAGATGGAATTTAAAGAAACTGATTCAGAAACCGATCGTGAACTGAAGCTACGTGTGTTGCGAATTTACTTGTCAAG GCTTGAtgaaaggaaaaggagaaaagagTTCATATTGGAAAGAAACTTACTGTACCCTAATCCTTTGGAGAAGGATCTTACAAATGAGGACAAGGAGGTTTACCATCGATACAAGGTCTTCATGCGTTTCCTTACTAAGGAGGAACATGAAGCCCTTGTTAGGAGTGTTATTGAAGAACGGAAAATCCGGAGGAGGATTCAAGAGCTTCAG gaATGTCGTTCCGCTGGATGCCGTACACTGGCTGAAGCCAAGATACACATCGAGCAGAAGAGGAGAAAGGAGTATGGTATGAATGCTCAAAAAGCGAAGGAAAGTGGCCAGCTTATTCCAACTACTAAAGCAGTACACAAAACAAACCGGCCTATGAAAATTGAGACAGATGGGAATTTGGATCTAAAGAAAGGCAGTACAATTTTGGATTCTGGTGGTAGGGATTCTCCAAAGACCACAGGACATACAACCGCTAAACAATGGGATGATTGGGATATTGTTGGTCTTCCTGGGGAAGAGCTATTAAGTGCCAGT GAAAAACTTCTGTGCTGTCAGAACAGATTGCTACCTAGTCATTATCTGAAAATGCAGGAAGTGTTGATGCAGGAGATGTTCAAGGGTAGTGTTGTCAAGAAGGAAGATGCTCATGTATTATTCAAAGTTGACCCTGCCAAGGTCGATACAGTTTATGATATGGTGACGAAAAAGCTGGGTAACAACGAGGAGGCTCCAACCGTTTAG
- the LOC124681052 gene encoding transcriptional adapter ADA2 isoform X2 encodes MGRSRGVPNSGDDDTNHRSKRRRVASSGDASDSLSAACGGAGDGKKALYHCNYCNKDLSGKIRIKCSKCPDFDLCVECFSVGAEVTPHRSNHPYRVMDNLSFPLICPDWNADEEILLLEGIEMYGLGNWAEVAEHVGTKGKTQCIDHYTTAYMNSPCYPLPDMSHVNGKNRKELLAMAKVQGESKKGIPVLPGDWTPKDESPFSPPRVKVEDALLEGPASRSPSHIPGSANKKASTVGHFKDGANLAKVEDGHMDRSIGVKKPRCSAEEGPSLTELSGYNAKRHEFDPEYDNDAEQALAEMEFKETDSETDRELKLRVLRIYLSRLDERKRRKEFILERNLLYPNPLEKDLTNEDKEVYHRYKVFMRFLTKEEHEALVRSVIEERKIRRRIQELQECRSAGCRTLAEAKIHIEQKRRKEYGMNAQKAKESGQLIPTTKAVHKTNRPMKIETDGNLDLKKGSTILDSGGRDSPKTTGHTTAKQWDDWDIVGLPGEELLSASEKLLCCQNRLLPSHYLKMQEVLMQEMFKGSVVKKEDAHVLFKVDPAKVDTVYDMVTKKLGNNEEAPTV; translated from the exons ATGGGCCGGTCTCGCGGGGTGCCCAACTCCGGCGACGACGACACCAACCACAG GTCGAAGCGGAGGAGGGTTGCGTCGAGCGGGGATGCGTCGGACTCCCTCTCGGCGGCGTGCGGGGGAGCTGGCGACGGGAAGAAGGCGCTGTACCACTGCAACTACTGCAACAAGGACCTGTCGGGGAAGATCCGGATCAAGTGCTCCAAGTGCCCGGACTTCGACCTCTGTGTCGAGTGCTTCTCTGTTGGAGCTGAGGTCACTCCGCATCGGAGCAATCACCCCTACAGGGTCATG GACAACCTATCTTTTCCACTAATTTGTCCAGATTGGAATGCAGACGAGGAAATCCTTCTTCTAGAG GGCATTGAAATGTATGGTCTGGGAAACTGGGCTGAAGTTGCAGAGCATGTTGGTACCAAGGGCAAGACACAATGCATTGATCATTATACAACTGCATACATGAACTCACCTTGTTATCCCCTTCCG GACATGTCTCATGTTAATGGCAAGAATAGAAAGGAACTTCTCGCCATGGCTAAAGTACAGGGTGAGAGTAAAAAAG GAATTCCAGTGTTACCAGGGGATTGGACTCCTAAGGATGAGTCTCCATTTTCTCCACCCCGTGTCAA GGTGGAAGATGCACTTCTAGAAGGTCCAGCCAGTCGATCACCTTCGCACATACCTGGTA GTGCAAATAAGAAAGCTTCAACTGTTGGGCATTTCAAAGATGGTGCTAATCTAGCTAAAGTTGAAG ATGGTCATATGGATAGAAGTATCGGCGTAAAAAAGCCCAGATGTTCTGCAGAAGAAGGGCCTTCGTTGACTGAATTGAGTGGATACAATGCAAAGAGGCATGAATTTGACCCAGAGTATGATAATGATGCTGAACAAGCACTTGCAGAGATGGAATTTAAAGAAACTGATTCAGAAACCGATCGTGAACTGAAGCTACGTGTGTTGCGAATTTACTTGTCAAG GCTTGAtgaaaggaaaaggagaaaagagTTCATATTGGAAAGAAACTTACTGTACCCTAATCCTTTGGAGAAGGATCTTACAAATGAGGACAAGGAGGTTTACCATCGATACAAGGTCTTCATGCGTTTCCTTACTAAGGAGGAACATGAAGCCCTTGTTAGGAGTGTTATTGAAGAACGGAAAATCCGGAGGAGGATTCAAGAGCTTCAG gaATGTCGTTCCGCTGGATGCCGTACACTGGCTGAAGCCAAGATACACATCGAGCAGAAGAGGAGAAAGGAGTATGGTATGAATGCTCAAAAAGCGAAGGAAAGTGGCCAGCTTATTCCAACTACTAAAGCAGTACACAAAACAAACCGGCCTATGAAAATTGAGACAGATGGGAATTTGGATCTAAAGAAAGGCAGTACAATTTTGGATTCTGGTGGTAGGGATTCTCCAAAGACCACAGGACATACAACCGCTAAACAATGGGATGATTGGGATATTGTTGGTCTTCCTGGGGAAGAGCTATTAAGTGCCAGT GAAAAACTTCTGTGCTGTCAGAACAGATTGCTACCTAGTCATTATCTGAAAATGCAGGAAGTGTTGATGCAGGAGATGTTCAAGGGTAGTGTTGTCAAGAAGGAAGATGCTCATGTATTATTCAAAGTTGACCCTGCCAAGGTCGATACAGTTTATGATATGGTGACGAAAAAGCTGGGTAACAACGAGGAGGCTCCAACCGTTTAG
- the LOC124681052 gene encoding transcriptional adapter ADA2 isoform X1, producing the protein MGRSRGVPNSGDDDTNHRSKRRRVASSGDASDSLSAACGGAGDGKKALYHCNYCNKDLSGKIRIKCSKCPDFDLCVECFSVGAEVTPHRSNHPYRVMDNLSFPLICPDWNADEEILLLEGIEMYGLGNWAEVAEHVGTKGKTQCIDHYTTAYMNSPCYPLPDMSHVNGKNRKELLAMAKVQGESKKGIPVLPGDWTPKDESPFSPPRVKVEDALLEGPASRSPSHIPGIESASGANKKASTVGHFKDGANLAKVEDGHMDRSIGVKKPRCSAEEGPSLTELSGYNAKRHEFDPEYDNDAEQALAEMEFKETDSETDRELKLRVLRIYLSRLDERKRRKEFILERNLLYPNPLEKDLTNEDKEVYHRYKVFMRFLTKEEHEALVRSVIEERKIRRRIQELQECRSAGCRTLAEAKIHIEQKRRKEYGMNAQKAKESGQLIPTTKAVHKTNRPMKIETDGNLDLKKGSTILDSGGRDSPKTTGHTTAKQWDDWDIVGLPGEELLSASEKLLCCQNRLLPSHYLKMQEVLMQEMFKGSVVKKEDAHVLFKVDPAKVDTVYDMVTKKLGNNEEAPTV; encoded by the exons ATGGGCCGGTCTCGCGGGGTGCCCAACTCCGGCGACGACGACACCAACCACAG GTCGAAGCGGAGGAGGGTTGCGTCGAGCGGGGATGCGTCGGACTCCCTCTCGGCGGCGTGCGGGGGAGCTGGCGACGGGAAGAAGGCGCTGTACCACTGCAACTACTGCAACAAGGACCTGTCGGGGAAGATCCGGATCAAGTGCTCCAAGTGCCCGGACTTCGACCTCTGTGTCGAGTGCTTCTCTGTTGGAGCTGAGGTCACTCCGCATCGGAGCAATCACCCCTACAGGGTCATG GACAACCTATCTTTTCCACTAATTTGTCCAGATTGGAATGCAGACGAGGAAATCCTTCTTCTAGAG GGCATTGAAATGTATGGTCTGGGAAACTGGGCTGAAGTTGCAGAGCATGTTGGTACCAAGGGCAAGACACAATGCATTGATCATTATACAACTGCATACATGAACTCACCTTGTTATCCCCTTCCG GACATGTCTCATGTTAATGGCAAGAATAGAAAGGAACTTCTCGCCATGGCTAAAGTACAGGGTGAGAGTAAAAAAG GAATTCCAGTGTTACCAGGGGATTGGACTCCTAAGGATGAGTCTCCATTTTCTCCACCCCGTGTCAA GGTGGAAGATGCACTTCTAGAAGGTCCAGCCAGTCGATCACCTTCGCACATACCTGGTA TTGAATCTGCTTCAGGTGCAAATAAGAAAGCTTCAACTGTTGGGCATTTCAAAGATGGTGCTAATCTAGCTAAAGTTGAAG ATGGTCATATGGATAGAAGTATCGGCGTAAAAAAGCCCAGATGTTCTGCAGAAGAAGGGCCTTCGTTGACTGAATTGAGTGGATACAATGCAAAGAGGCATGAATTTGACCCAGAGTATGATAATGATGCTGAACAAGCACTTGCAGAGATGGAATTTAAAGAAACTGATTCAGAAACCGATCGTGAACTGAAGCTACGTGTGTTGCGAATTTACTTGTCAAG GCTTGAtgaaaggaaaaggagaaaagagTTCATATTGGAAAGAAACTTACTGTACCCTAATCCTTTGGAGAAGGATCTTACAAATGAGGACAAGGAGGTTTACCATCGATACAAGGTCTTCATGCGTTTCCTTACTAAGGAGGAACATGAAGCCCTTGTTAGGAGTGTTATTGAAGAACGGAAAATCCGGAGGAGGATTCAAGAGCTTCAG gaATGTCGTTCCGCTGGATGCCGTACACTGGCTGAAGCCAAGATACACATCGAGCAGAAGAGGAGAAAGGAGTATGGTATGAATGCTCAAAAAGCGAAGGAAAGTGGCCAGCTTATTCCAACTACTAAAGCAGTACACAAAACAAACCGGCCTATGAAAATTGAGACAGATGGGAATTTGGATCTAAAGAAAGGCAGTACAATTTTGGATTCTGGTGGTAGGGATTCTCCAAAGACCACAGGACATACAACCGCTAAACAATGGGATGATTGGGATATTGTTGGTCTTCCTGGGGAAGAGCTATTAAGTGCCAGT GAAAAACTTCTGTGCTGTCAGAACAGATTGCTACCTAGTCATTATCTGAAAATGCAGGAAGTGTTGATGCAGGAGATGTTCAAGGGTAGTGTTGTCAAGAAGGAAGATGCTCATGTATTATTCAAAGTTGACCCTGCCAAGGTCGATACAGTTTATGATATGGTGACGAAAAAGCTGGGTAACAACGAGGAGGCTCCAACCGTTTAG